ATGAAGAGATGGAGAGTTTTAGGATTACCATTGGCTATCGCGCTGCTGGCTTTGGGCATCCCCGCCCAAGGTTCGGCAATCGAGGACTCCAACGTGGCCGACAACATGTCTTTGGCCGTCCAGGACAATCTCAATTACAACGACGTTGCCGCAGTGAACTCGGCCATCATCGAGGACAACCTCAACGGCCCCATCGGCAACGACACCCAGGTCGCCAAGCAGGCGGCCAACGACCAATCTGTTGCCGTTGACGACAGCCTCAACGACAATAATGTCGCATTCGGCAACTCAGCGATTATCGAAGACAACCTCAACGGCCCCATCGGCAACGATATCCAGGTGGCCAAGCAGGCTGCAAACGATAATTCCGTTGTAGTGGACGATATTACCGACGTCGGCAACTTCGACAGCAGTCTCACCATCGGCGATATCGACGTCAAGGTTGCCGCCAGCGTGCTCAGCGGAAGCGTGGCCTTCAATTACATCGGGACCGGCTACGGTCTGTATGGCGGCAAAGTGGAAGTCAAAACCGGAGACAACTGCTTCGCTCATGGGGACAACTTCAGTGCCAACGGAATTTTCACCAATTCCCAGAATACGGGGCTGATGTCCCAGACCCAGCAATCCATCAGTGTGCAGGCGAACCTGATTAACCAGGCTGCTCAGTAAAAAAGATGTTTCCCGGCGGCGGTGCAGTGCCGTCGCCGGCCTTTCCCGGCGTACAGGCTGACGTCCAATGCAACCTCACATGAGGAGGCAGGAACATGAGACACACCAAGATATCTCTACTGGCTGCGGCAATGTTCGGTTTCCTGCTGGTGCCGCCCAACGGTCTGGCTCAGGATGATTCGCCGCAGTTCATTACGGCATTTCTCGAGTTGGGCCAGGCGGCTTCGGAGGATGAGCTGGTTCTGGAATCGGGCGGCCAGGCAATGGAGATCGACAAAATCTATATGCAGCTCAATGAAGTAGGCATGAATGCGAACATGGATGGCAATGCTCTGGAAAGCAATTCCACCGGCATGAACCTGATTGGCAGTGATGCCTTTTCCAACATGAACGGCTTTGCCACTGTCATCCAGAATTCGGGCAACCAGGTGATCATCCAGAGCGATCTGATCGTGAACGTAGATATGCACTGAGTCGTGGATCGAAGGTGACCTTATGAATGGGATTTCAAAAGTTTCCTTGATGGCGCTGTTTGTCCTGATCCTGCAGGTTTTCCCTGCCGGCAAGGCGGCAGCGGGCTTGGTGGTGATTCCGGGCCTTTCGGGTGGCGGAATCAATGTCCAGGTCACCAGCCGCAAGGAAGCCCTGTTCGAAACCACCGTTCGTCAGCAATACGATTACAGTTGCGGTTCCGCGGCATTGGCGACCCTGCTGACCTACCACTATGGAACCGAAGTTTCCGAGCAGGACGTATTTTCCTGGATGTATGAAAAAGGCGACCAGGAAAAAATCCGTCGGGAAGGCTTTTCTCTTCTCGATATGAAGAACTACCTGGAGGCAAGAAAATTTCGGGCGGACGGGTACTATGTCGGTCTCGACAAACTGGCCGCCGCCGGGGTTCCTGCCATCGTGCTGATCAACCTTCAGGGATACCGGCATTTTGTGGTGGTCAAGGGTGTCACCGACAAACGGGTGCTGGTCGGAGATCCTGCTTCGGGAATCAAGGTAATGCCACGGGATGAATTTGAAAAGATGTGGAACGGTCTGGTGTTCATCATCCGCAACGACACGGTTGTTGCGGGAGGAAAATTCAACCGTATCGATGAATGGAAAGTCAGAGGAAAGATACCCATGGGAGTTGCCGTGCGGCCCAATGAACTGGCTAACGTCACCTATCTGATGCCGGGTGCGGGATACGCAGGACCCTGAGTCCGGGGCCCGGGCAATTTAGTCAAAGTAAGTTCATTCAACCCAATGCTCTAACAATCCAGGAGGCAAACAATGAAAAGATGGACCTTATTGGCTTTACCGCTCGCTATCGCCCTTTTGACTGCCGGCGTCGCCCAAAAAGGTTGGTCCGAAACGATTGAAGACTCCAACCTGGTCGACAACAATTCCGCCGCTCTGCAGGATAACCTGAACAGCAATGATGTTGCGGTGGACAATTCCGCTATCATCGAGGACAATCTCAACGGTCCGATCGGCAACGACACCCAGTTGGCCAAACAGGCCGCCAATGACCAGTCCATTGCCGTGGATGATACCGCCAACGGCAACAACGTGGCTGCCAACCAGTCTGCTGTAATCGAGGACAATCTCAACGGTCCGATCGGTAACGACATTCAGCTGGGCAAGCAGGCGGCCAATGACGGCTCCCTGGTTATCGACGATATCGAAAACGTGGCCAATACCGACGCCAGCATCACCATCGGCGATATCGACGTCAAGGTAGCCGCCAGCGTGCTCAACGGGGAAGTGAGCGGAAATACCATCGCGCTCGAGGAGTTTTTCAATGCAGTCCCCGTGAATGACAGTGTAAGCTCGGTTCCCCCCAATGGCCCTCCCGGGGGAGAAAGCAAAATTGAAATCACAACGGGAGACAACAGCTTCGCTTACGGATGCGGATTCACCGCCAGCGGAATTTTCGCCAACAGCCAGAATACCGGTCTGATGTCCCAAACTCAGCAGTCCATCAGTGTTCAGGCCAATCTGATCAATCCGTAATTCAGAAAGCCACACTGCCTGGTGACGTCAATGGGGGCGTCACCGGGCAGATCGTTTTTCCCCGGGAGGAACAGGAAAAATGAGCTTACCGGCAAAAAAAACCTTGGCCAGATTGACCCTGGTTTTGGCCACCCTCTTCCTGACCACGAATCCCTCATTCGCGGCAATGATTGAATTCCAGGACGCGCCGGTAGTCGATCGAGATCATCTCGATAGCATGCGGGGGGGATTTGTAACGCGCGATCATGGTCTCATTTCTCTGGGCATTACCAAGGTGATCAACATAGACGGGATTCTGAAAGTCACCAATTCCCTGCAGATCCCGGATGTTGCGCGCCTGACAAAGACCCTGCGGAATGGCACCAGCGAAAACGGCGTCTTCAGCTACAGCTCTTATGAGGAAGCCACGGCACCGGGAATGGAGCAGGTGGCGGGACCCTCGGCAGACCAACTGGTTGTTTCCAGAGAGCTCGGTGCAGACGCCCTTTCCGGAGCAAAGGGCATGCTGGTCCTGAATGAAGGATTCAGCACCCTGATTCAGAACAACATGAACCAGAAAACCATACAGAATCTGACGATTGTCGAGGCGACGGTCGCCAGTGTCAGGCTGATCAGGGAGATCAACATGATGCACCGTATGAATGAGCAGATGATCAGCGCCATGCGGTGACAACAGGATTCTCTGGATGGATCGTTGTAAGGGCTCGATTCACGAAAAAAACAAGGTCCTGCAGGCATCAGGCCCCCAGGACCTTGTTTTTGACTTTCATCGGCTATGGGAAGGAGCGCCAACAAAAAAAGCCTGCAGCATCATGCTGCAGGCTTTTGGGGATACAGATTTTCCAAGAAAAATTACTTGGCGACTTCAGTGCTTTCCACGGCTTCGGCGGTTTCCTCAACCACTGCTGCACCTTCTGCGGCGGCTTCCTCGACCACGGCTTGGCCTTCTTCCACCATGGCCTGGCCTTCTTCCACCATAGCCTGGCCGGCGTCGGTCATCGCCTCGCCTGCGTCCTGCATGGTCGATTCAGCTTCGGTAGCCGCGGATTCGCTGGCCGGAGCGACGGGTTCTTCCTGCTTGGAACAGGCGATCGCCCCAATAAGTACTGCTAACAAACCGACTACGAGCAAAACCTTCCTCATTTTTTCCTCCCAATTGATGTGTTGAAACAGTTTGAAAACCCTCCAACCAAAAACAGACGGAATATACAAGAATTTTTTTTTGATTAAAAGGAAAATTTTCAAAATCGATAAAAATTATTTCTTGGATACCGAAGCCGGATCGTTTAAACTTGTGCAATTTTTTTCTGCCGCTATGGAGTCAAGGAGAAGATTATGGTCCAACGGGTACCTCTGTCAGAACTGACCTCGCGCATGTCCCGATTTCGACAGCGGATGGACCGTGCTGCTCCCGAATGGGAGGTGACAGTCCTGTTCGGCCGGATAAACCAGTACTATTTTTCAGGCACCATGCAGGATGGGGTGCTGTTGATTCCACGGGACAGGGAGAGTGTCTACTTTGTCCGTCGCGATATGGAAAGAGCTCGCGACGAGTCCCTGCTGCCGGGAATCGAACCGATGAGCAGTTTTCGCGATGTCGCCGAAAGACTGGGGTGCCCCCCCCAAAAAATCCACATCGAAACCGAAATCGTGCCGCTCGCTCACCTGCAGCGTTTCAGGAAATACTTTCCCGCCAGTGAAATCATGCCCGCCGATCCCCATGTTGCCGCGGTTCGTGCGGTTAAAAGCTCTTATGAGCTGGCGCGGATTGAACAGGCGGGGCAGATTCACCGCCATGTATTGGAAAACCTGGTCCCGGAGCTTCTGAGGGAGGGGATGAGTGAAGCGGATCTGGCCAGTAAGGTCTATCCGGTTCTGGTGGCCGAAGGCCATCAGGGGGTGGCCCGCTTCAGCATGTTTCAGAGTGATATGGGGATGGGTCTCTTCTGTTTCGGAGAAAGCTCCCTCTACCCAACCAGTTTCGACGGTCCCGGTGGCGGGTACGGCATGTACCCGGCGGTTCCGACGATCGGGAGCCACCGGCGGAAATTAACCAAAGGCGATCTGGTTTTTGTCGATTTCGCCTGTGGGGTGGAGGGCTATCACACCGATAAAACGATGACTTACGTTTTCGGCGCAGCACCGGGAGCAGATATGAAGGCTGTTCATGAACAGTGCGTGGCCATTCAAAATCGGGTTGCCGAAATGCTGGTTCCTGGGGCTGTTCCCGCCCAGGTTTACCAGACCGTCATGGACCGTCTCAGCCCGGAATTTCTTCAAAATTTCATGGGCTTCGGCAGTCGGCAATCCCGCTTTCTCGGGCATGGGATCGGATTGCAGGTCGATGAGCAGCCGGTTATAGCCAAGGGTTTCGATGAGCCTTTGCAGGAGGGGATGGTGTTTGCTGTAGAGCCGAAGAAAGGGATTGCGGGAGTCGGTATGGTTGGGACAGAAAATACTTTTGTCGTCACGGCCGAGGGCGGGCGCTGCCTGACGGGAGATCATCCCGGGCTTATGACCGTCTGTTGAAAAGGTTTCGGGGAAAGCTCCAGTAAAAAAAACCCTGCGGGCGAACCGCAGGGTTTTTTTGTCGATATGGGTGCTGCCAGACCAAATCAGATCTTGCGCACGTTAGCCGACTGAGGACCCTTCTGACCCTGGGTCACCTCAAAGGAGACACGGTCCCCTTCGGCGAGAGATTTGAAGCCGTCGCCCTGGATTGCCGAAAAGTGCACGAAAACGTCCGGGCCGTTATCCTGCTCAATAAAACCAAAACCTTTTGCGTCGTTAAACCACTTTACTGTACCTTCTGCCATTTTCTTCTCCATGGTTCCCAGCGGGAACTTTTTCTGTTGTTGTGCAAATTCTCGTGCTCAAAAAAGGAAAAACACACAGCCAAAGAAGATTGTGTGTTTCGTTACTGATTGACGCCCTGTCAATTACCGGCAACAAGAAACCCGCACAACTTGCTTAGTCACGTCGAACGTTAGCAGGTGCGAATACAAAATGCAAGTCTTTTTTTTAAAAATTTTTTCGGGCAGGAAAACTTTGGCAAAGCATTGAAGATAAAAGAGCGAATCTTCGCTTGAGTTATCCCTAATGTGCAATATTCTATTAATGTCGTTCCCGCTACGCTGATTCCGAGAGAACGGGCAGGGGCAGGTTTGAGATGGGCCGGTCAGGAGAAAAAGGTGAGAGTTATTTTGCCGGGTAAGTGAACCGGGAAACGTCTTTCGGCCATGAGACAGGCATAGGAGGCAACATACTTTCTTTGCAGCAGGGAGGAACGCAATGGAAGAGCAGATGGGTAACCAGGCGGGGGCTCACGGCAACACCCTCGAGGATTTTCGGTTTGATGCGAACAGAAAAGGCTTCGACCAGTTATTCAAGGACACGACCGACCTTTGGAAGGTCAATTTGGCAGATCTGGTCCTGGTCACGCTGGTTTTTGTGCTGGTGGCCTGGATTCCGGTGGTGAATGCAGGGTTTTTCGCCGGTTATTTTCGGGCACTGCGCAAGGTGGTGCGCCGGGAAAGGCCGGCTATCGCGGATATTTTTTCGGCCTGGGACTGTTTTGGTTCAGCCCTTGTCTACGGCATAGGTGTTTTCGTGGCCGAAATTATTCTCGGGATGCTTCCCGTCCTCGGTTGGGTTGCGGGACTGGCGCTGCTGTTTTTCGCCACGCCAGGGTTCTTTGCAATAGCCGATCGCAATGTTTCCCCGATTACGGCGGCCAAATGGAATGTTGCCGCCTTCAAGGGGGACCTTGGGGGTTGGGTGGCTGTATTGCTGGTCGGAGGGTTGATTGCCAACGCCGGTTTTCTCGTGTTGGTCCTCGGCGGACTTTTCACCCTCCCCTGGGGGGGCCTCCTTATGGTCATGCAGTATGTTAGCCAGGGGGACCTGGATGTTGCCGAGGAGGAGTAGGCGATCTCTTCTCGTAGGGATTATGGAACTAAAAAAAGAGGCGGAACCAGGGAGGTTCCGCCTCTTGCATAACCATAACCACCCGTCTTTTTTCAGACGATAACCTTCTCCATCGCCCAGACCCCGCAGGGGCAGATGCCGGCGCAAAGCCCGCAGCCGATGCAGTACTGCTCGTCGGAAACATACTCGTAGGAGCCATCCAGTTTTTCTTTGCGGATGATGGCCCCTTCCGGGCAGGTTTCCAGGCAGAGGGAACAGTCGCGGCAGGTGCCGCAGCTGATGCAGCGCCCAGCCTCCTCGCAGGCGTTGGTCACCTTGAACTTGCCCCGGTTGCGGGCCTGGAAGGACTCTTTGTGGAGTTTCCACTGGGGGATCATCTCCGGTTTCTTCCTGGCCACCAGTTCCAGGCCGTTAAGATAGTCGTTGATGTACTCGGCCACCTCCCGGCCGCTGCCGATGGCGTGGGTCAGAAGACCTGGCTTGATGGTATCGCCCAGGGCAAAGACGCCCGGCGCCTTTTTCGCCTGCCAGCAGTCGTCGACGTCCATCATGCCCCGCTCGGAGAGCAGTTCCCGCGGTACGTAGGAGAGGTCGGGACGTTCACCGATGGAGATGATGACCATGTCGGCCTCGATCAGCCGACCGTCCTTGGTGTGCAGTCCCTCTTCGGAAATGCGCTCGGTGAAGACCGGCCATTCAATCCGGCCGCCGAGGCTTTCGAAGTGATCGATCTCCTTCTTGTAGGCGGCCGGACGCTGCACGTCGATGGCTGTTACCTGGCGGGCACCCATGGCATAGGCACCCAGGGCCACGTCCATGCCGGCATTGCCGGCGCCGATGACCACTACCCGCCGTCCGACCTTGGGCTGCCTGCCGGCGTTGATCTCCTTGAGGAAGTCCAGTCCCCTCACCAATCGTTCGTGGCCGGGGAAGGGGATGACCACCGGGTTGTGGGCGCCGCTGGCGATGATTACGGCATCGTTGTCGGCGCGGACGGCATCGAAGGCCTCGCGGTCGATCTTGCGTCCTGTGAGGATGTTCACTCCCACTTTTTTGATGCGGTCGATTTCAGCATTCAGCACTTCCCGCGGCAGTCGGTCCATCGGAATGACCTGACGCAACTTGCCGCCTACCTCATCATCCGCTTCGTAAATGGTTACGCTATGCCCCTGCAAAGCCAATTGCCAGGCGGCGGAAAGGCCGGCAGGGCCGCCGCCAATGACGGCAACCTTCTTGCCGGTGGCCGGCTGCAGGGCAGGGGCTGCGGCATCCTGGGAGAGTCGGCCGAGTTCCTTCATGGCCACCGGATGATCCAGGTAACGACGGCTGCAGGCGTCCATGCAGAGGTTGGGACAGACCTGACCGCAGACGCTGGCAGGAAAGGGCGAAAAGTTCAGGACCAGTTCCAGAGACTCCTGGATTTTCCCCTCACGCATCAGGCGGATGCGATCCTGGGTCGGAATGCCTGTCGGGCAGGATGCCTGACAGGGCGCCGCATAGGCCTTGTTCAGCCAGTGCGGGATTTTCAAGCGGCCGTCGCCTGTGTTGACAAAGCCGCATACCTGGTCGTAGTCGTCGGTGACCACATCCCCGAAGATGCCCCCTTCCACCCATTTGCCAAGACGAAATTCGCGCAGGGTGATCCGCTCCACAGCCTGGCGTTCCTGATAGGTCTTGGCGGTGATCTTCTTCCATTGGGAAAAATCGGTCAGTTGCTCAAGCAGGTGCGGTTTTTCGATCCTGTCGAGAAATACCGGGATGTTGGCGTACAGGAACTCCCGGTCCCCTTCATCCAATTCGAGCATCCACACATCGCTTGACAGCCCCGTCACCGGGCCGCGAACATAGATCAAACCGCCGACCATGCCGACGCAGCCGCGATCGCCGAGTACAGATTCCAGGTGCTCGCTGTCCACGCCGCAAACCACGCCGATGCCGCCCCCCATGAACTCGAAGGAGAAGGAACCGGTGCTTTTCAGGATCCACAGTTCCGGCGGTTCATAGGAAGGGTCGTGCTTCATCAGTGAGCCGGTGCGGGTGCCGCCCCGGCCGGCGACATAGATCTTGCCGCTGGCAGCGCAGTGAGCGGTGGTGTCGCCGCCGTCCCCATGGAGAATCAGGGTCGCGCCGGCGTTGAGCCAGCCGACGTCAGCGGGAGCGGAACCTTCGATGATGATCTCGGTCCCTTCCAGGCCGAAGGAGCCGACCCGCTGGCCCGGGTTCTTGACCCTGAACTTCAAGGGTTTTCCGTCCGCGGTCCAGAGCGGTCCGCCGATGTCATGATGCCCGGAGGCTAGCACCTCAAACTCGGTTTCCCCCGCATCCAGGGCGGCGTAGATCTTCTGCAGCAGCTGCTGAGTGGAGATACGCTTGTTGTTATCGTCAAAACCTTTGATATAGGCTGCCATTACCTGAAACCTCCTTAACAGACGTAC
The genomic region above belongs to Syntrophotaleaceae bacterium and contains:
- a CDS encoding C39 family peptidase yields the protein MNGISKVSLMALFVLILQVFPAGKAAAGLVVIPGLSGGGINVQVTSRKEALFETTVRQQYDYSCGSAALATLLTYHYGTEVSEQDVFSWMYEKGDQEKIRREGFSLLDMKNYLEARKFRADGYYVGLDKLAAAGVPAIVLINLQGYRHFVVVKGVTDKRVLVGDPASGIKVMPRDEFEKMWNGLVFIIRNDTVVAGGKFNRIDEWKVRGKIPMGVAVRPNELANVTYLMPGAGYAGP
- a CDS encoding Xaa-Pro peptidase family protein translates to MVQRVPLSELTSRMSRFRQRMDRAAPEWEVTVLFGRINQYYFSGTMQDGVLLIPRDRESVYFVRRDMERARDESLLPGIEPMSSFRDVAERLGCPPQKIHIETEIVPLAHLQRFRKYFPASEIMPADPHVAAVRAVKSSYELARIEQAGQIHRHVLENLVPELLREGMSEADLASKVYPVLVAEGHQGVARFSMFQSDMGMGLFCFGESSLYPTSFDGPGGGYGMYPAVPTIGSHRRKLTKGDLVFVDFACGVEGYHTDKTMTYVFGAAPGADMKAVHEQCVAIQNRVAEMLVPGAVPAQVYQTVMDRLSPEFLQNFMGFGSRQSRFLGHGIGLQVDEQPVIAKGFDEPLQEGMVFAVEPKKGIAGVGMVGTENTFVVTAEGGRCLTGDHPGLMTVC
- a CDS encoding cold-shock protein — encoded protein: MAEGTVKWFNDAKGFGFIEQDNGPDVFVHFSAIQGDGFKSLAEGDRVSFEVTQGQKGPQSANVRKI
- a CDS encoding FAD-dependent oxidoreductase encodes the protein MAAYIKGFDDNNKRISTQQLLQKIYAALDAGETEFEVLASGHHDIGGPLWTADGKPLKFRVKNPGQRVGSFGLEGTEIIIEGSAPADVGWLNAGATLILHGDGGDTTAHCAASGKIYVAGRGGTRTGSLMKHDPSYEPPELWILKSTGSFSFEFMGGGIGVVCGVDSEHLESVLGDRGCVGMVGGLIYVRGPVTGLSSDVWMLELDEGDREFLYANIPVFLDRIEKPHLLEQLTDFSQWKKITAKTYQERQAVERITLREFRLGKWVEGGIFGDVVTDDYDQVCGFVNTGDGRLKIPHWLNKAYAAPCQASCPTGIPTQDRIRLMREGKIQESLELVLNFSPFPASVCGQVCPNLCMDACSRRYLDHPVAMKELGRLSQDAAAPALQPATGKKVAVIGGGPAGLSAAWQLALQGHSVTIYEADDEVGGKLRQVIPMDRLPREVLNAEIDRIKKVGVNILTGRKIDREAFDAVRADNDAVIIASGAHNPVVIPFPGHERLVRGLDFLKEINAGRQPKVGRRVVVIGAGNAGMDVALGAYAMGARQVTAIDVQRPAAYKKEIDHFESLGGRIEWPVFTERISEEGLHTKDGRLIEADMVIISIGERPDLSYVPRELLSERGMMDVDDCWQAKKAPGVFALGDTIKPGLLTHAIGSGREVAEYINDYLNGLELVARKKPEMIPQWKLHKESFQARNRGKFKVTNACEEAGRCISCGTCRDCSLCLETCPEGAIIRKEKLDGSYEYVSDEQYCIGCGLCAGICPCGVWAMEKVIV